One genomic segment of Vibrio penaeicida includes these proteins:
- a CDS encoding outer membrane lipoprotein-sorting protein, with amino-acid sequence MFKFISRIVLLVMMSGAGLVLTIGQVHATVDVATLDVNAILKKADEYRMEDESSKVVSVVHLFKNNEREKTHQYHVYTRPQRQSLVIFKSKVEAGQKMLMLEDNYWLVMPKSRRPIRITPMQKLLGEASVGDISTLTWSDDYEGVFEQIESVTKPDGSEIEGNKLLLTAKTKGASYHTIELWLAPETDFPIKANLILKSGKIAKEAWFTKGERNGGRAVVAMTLLDKIQPNQKTQIEYKEISPFELEEKYYNPSYLVRNSVSEL; translated from the coding sequence ATGTTTAAGTTTATTTCCAGAATCGTATTACTTGTCATGATGAGCGGGGCTGGGTTGGTACTGACGATTGGCCAAGTACACGCAACTGTCGATGTCGCAACGCTTGACGTAAATGCAATACTCAAAAAGGCGGATGAATATCGCATGGAAGACGAGTCCTCTAAAGTCGTGTCTGTTGTACATCTTTTCAAAAACAATGAAAGAGAAAAAACGCACCAATACCACGTCTACACACGCCCTCAAAGGCAGTCTCTCGTGATTTTTAAATCTAAGGTAGAGGCAGGACAAAAAATGTTAATGCTGGAAGATAACTATTGGCTGGTGATGCCAAAGAGTCGCCGCCCTATTCGAATTACACCTATGCAAAAACTACTGGGAGAAGCGTCTGTCGGTGATATATCAACCCTGACATGGAGTGACGACTACGAAGGGGTGTTTGAGCAAATCGAAAGTGTGACCAAACCCGATGGTAGTGAAATAGAAGGCAATAAACTGCTTTTGACCGCAAAAACAAAAGGAGCAAGCTACCACACCATAGAACTTTGGCTTGCACCCGAAACAGACTTTCCAATTAAAGCCAATTTGATTTTGAAGTCTGGAAAGATCGCCAAAGAAGCTTGGTTTACTAAAGGTGAACGTAATGGGGGGAGAGCTGTTGTCGCTATGACTTTACTGGATAAGATTCAGCCAAACCAAAAAACCCAGATAGAATATAAAGAAATCTCACCGTTTGAGCTGGAAGAAAAATATTACAACCCGTCGTATTTAGTGCGAAATAGTGTGTCGGAGCTGTAA
- a CDS encoding VOC family protein, producing MELGAFSVSLNVKDLQASKQFYQALGFSVFAGNESENWLILSNGDHKIGLFQGMFEKNMLTFNPGWKQDCSTLSEFSDVRDIQNHLKKAGIELTMTADESTSGPASIMLEDPDGNPILLDQHV from the coding sequence ATGGAATTGGGCGCTTTTTCTGTCAGCTTGAACGTAAAAGACCTTCAGGCATCAAAGCAATTTTACCAAGCACTCGGGTTTTCAGTTTTTGCGGGAAATGAATCTGAAAACTGGTTAATTCTATCTAATGGCGATCATAAAATTGGGCTATTTCAGGGGATGTTTGAGAAAAACATGCTGACATTCAACCCAGGCTGGAAACAAGATTGCAGTACATTAAGTGAATTTTCTGACGTGAGAGACATTCAAAATCACTTAAAAAAAGCAGGGATTGAATTAACGATGACTGCCGATGAATCGACATCTGGACCCGCTAGTATCATGCTTGAAGATCCCGATGGTAATCCGATTCTTTTAGACCAACACGTGTAA
- a CDS encoding MipA/OmpV family protein has protein sequence MKNIVALSLALVSGSALAMEPVEEYGIIGASGTFGQSIYSTEDSAQFGVTPNLFYYGNRGFIDGSLANYNLLPYVGISGNWRFAQVSNTFDTIPNGIDERDGNLELGITLGTPGARITYLQDVMSVHGGKEIQVHLGKTFDTPMRRFTLTPYVELDWRDRKLSQHLYGVSASESSASGLMKYDASSSYVYQAGVIGLYDFSKKLVIISKARMESHDDDSPIVQRSFGWSFELGLTYKFAGK, from the coding sequence ATGAAAAATATTGTCGCACTCTCATTAGCATTGGTATCTGGTTCAGCATTAGCAATGGAACCAGTTGAGGAATATGGAATTATTGGCGCAAGCGGAACGTTTGGGCAGTCGATCTATTCAACAGAAGATTCAGCGCAGTTTGGTGTAACACCCAATCTGTTTTATTACGGTAATCGCGGATTTATTGATGGCAGCCTGGCAAATTATAACCTCTTGCCGTACGTAGGCATTTCAGGAAATTGGCGATTCGCGCAAGTATCCAACACATTCGACACAATTCCGAATGGAATCGATGAACGAGATGGCAACTTGGAACTGGGTATTACACTTGGAACTCCGGGTGCCCGGATCACCTACTTGCAAGACGTGATGTCTGTGCACGGAGGAAAAGAGATTCAGGTTCACCTTGGTAAAACATTCGATACCCCGATGCGTCGCTTCACGTTAACACCTTATGTAGAACTGGACTGGAGAGACAGAAAATTGTCTCAGCACCTATATGGTGTAAGCGCTTCAGAATCAAGTGCTTCCGGATTGATGAAGTACGACGCTTCAAGCAGCTATGTGTATCAGGCTGGTGTAATTGGCTTGTACGATTTTTCTAAAAAGCTAGTGATCATCAGTAAAGCTCGGATGGAAAGCCACGATGATGATAGCCCAATTGTTCAACGTAGCTTCGGTTGGTCTTTTGAACTGGGTCTGACGTACAAGTTTGCTGGGAAATAA
- a CDS encoding O-antigen ligase family protein: MPPINPTSEIETHRGSAIALTTLCAAIGVLWYFVPHPAIPVALAVAPFALLLTIHYPVLLALLFIVFSYFRLHEAFPFLMPFRIPLLLSLGTLFTFFWHIAISRSIQFKPCKELMWLALFFMVVTMGIVFASNKTASINYFTSTYVKIAIMTPVLTWILTNPSHFRLAIRLFCFAGLAVAFVAISNKLAGIGIVEGSRVTIGRSFQSVLGDPNDLSLVLLFPFSFAIAQILAPGMTRLERLLGIASAVFIVWAIIATQSRGGLLGMASVVGIFAYRRVKSKSLLIMGGTVLMMVLYLAAGISGRKSGGAAEEGIDESAMGRLHAWEAAFKMAVDNPLTGVGIDNYLYNYFFYSSYWDGMNHAVHSSWFGVLAESGFLGLVLFIAMIVTMFKTSISSVRTVSENPDNYPPITYVMSEGTLAGLIAFCVSGSFLTQGYTWPIYILLALTVANFNYINQSKETQNGQ; encoded by the coding sequence ATGCCACCAATTAACCCGACATCTGAAATTGAAACACACAGAGGCTCAGCAATTGCACTGACGACCTTATGTGCGGCTATTGGGGTGCTTTGGTACTTTGTCCCCCACCCCGCGATTCCAGTTGCTTTGGCGGTGGCACCGTTTGCTCTGCTTCTCACCATTCACTACCCGGTGTTACTGGCACTTTTATTTATCGTATTTTCGTATTTTCGTCTTCACGAAGCGTTCCCATTTCTCATGCCTTTCAGAATCCCGCTTCTACTTTCGCTTGGGACGTTGTTTACTTTTTTTTGGCACATTGCCATTTCAAGAAGTATTCAATTCAAACCGTGCAAAGAGCTAATGTGGCTAGCACTCTTCTTCATGGTGGTCACAATGGGTATTGTATTCGCGAGTAACAAAACGGCGTCTATCAACTATTTCACCAGTACTTACGTAAAAATCGCCATTATGACGCCAGTATTAACGTGGATCCTGACCAACCCTAGCCACTTTAGGCTCGCCATCCGGCTGTTTTGTTTTGCTGGGTTGGCTGTTGCTTTCGTGGCAATTTCGAACAAGCTTGCAGGCATCGGAATTGTCGAGGGTAGCCGAGTCACAATAGGGCGAAGCTTTCAATCCGTACTGGGCGATCCGAATGACCTGTCGCTCGTACTTTTATTCCCATTCTCATTTGCGATAGCGCAAATCCTTGCCCCAGGAATGACGCGGTTAGAAAGATTGCTAGGTATTGCATCAGCAGTGTTCATTGTTTGGGCAATTATTGCCACACAAAGCCGAGGCGGTCTGCTGGGAATGGCTAGTGTTGTGGGCATCTTCGCTTACCGTAGAGTGAAATCCAAATCACTGCTGATAATGGGAGGCACGGTACTCATGATGGTGTTGTACCTAGCGGCCGGTATCAGTGGAAGGAAGTCTGGAGGCGCTGCTGAAGAAGGCATAGATGAATCCGCAATGGGCAGGCTTCATGCGTGGGAAGCGGCTTTTAAAATGGCGGTAGATAACCCGTTAACAGGCGTGGGAATCGATAATTACCTCTACAACTATTTCTTCTACAGCAGTTACTGGGATGGGATGAATCATGCCGTCCATAGCTCTTGGTTTGGCGTTCTTGCTGAATCCGGTTTTTTGGGGCTAGTACTGTTCATTGCCATGATCGTCACCATGTTTAAAACATCCATTTCTTCGGTCAGAACGGTCAGCGAAAACCCTGATAATTATCCACCAATCACCTACGTAATGAGCGAAGGGACGCTCGCTGGGCTCATTGCATTTTGTGTATCCGGCTCTTTCCTAACTCAAGGGTACACATGGCCTATATACATATTACTTGCACTCACTGTCGCCAATTTCAATTACATAAATCAAAGTAAGGAGACACAAAATGGACAATAG
- a CDS encoding YccT family protein, producing MRITHTFTLLLALFSFSTVASTHRIEISKEMTPRTLNGQKVESNWIKSDSSVELDSGINQLVVTIGQIIVEDGRRTKYYSQPYILLFETNDSLSLSYKTFRTIEDARQFEKSPQFELTDSTGKQVSFKLDSVHIGGLQTRQDFESSIKKYNENGRGEAVLSHSEPISSLSSSISSKDTHTISSVKSGFLSLNEMEQRRFMSWAMENLK from the coding sequence ATGCGAATAACACATACATTCACTTTACTCTTGGCGCTTTTCTCTTTCTCAACAGTCGCCTCTACTCATCGTATAGAAATCAGTAAGGAGATGACTCCTAGAACCTTAAACGGGCAGAAAGTCGAGAGTAACTGGATAAAGTCAGACTCATCTGTCGAGCTGGATTCTGGTATTAACCAGCTTGTCGTGACAATTGGGCAAATTATTGTAGAAGATGGGCGACGAACTAAATATTACTCTCAACCCTATATCCTTTTATTCGAAACGAATGATTCACTTTCCCTGAGCTATAAAACATTCCGCACCATAGAAGATGCTCGTCAATTTGAGAAAAGCCCGCAATTTGAACTTACCGACTCGACGGGTAAGCAAGTCAGCTTTAAATTAGACTCTGTTCATATAGGTGGGCTTCAAACACGTCAAGACTTCGAATCTTCAATCAAAAAATACAACGAGAATGGGCGAGGAGAAGCTGTGCTTAGCCACTCAGAACCTATTTCTTCCTTAAGTTCTTCCATAAGCTCAAAAGATACTCACACTATTTCAAGTGTAAAATCTGGGTTTTTGTCCCTTAATGAAATGGAGCAGAGACGCTTTATGAGCTGGGCAATGGAAAACCTTAAGTAG
- a CDS encoding ABC transporter ATP-binding protein, which yields MISFHHIKKNYQLGMIDVPALKGATGNIRKGEMLALCGPSGSGKSTLLNILGLLDTDYSGEIEFGGEPMPKEPQEAARIRRFEMGFIFQRFNLVPVMTALENVMYPLRLVGYSKREQHELAEGILEKVGLAEFIHHRPDHLSGGQQQRVAIARALVNKPKLVIADEPTASLDSESATLVIDIMKSLGQEFGTTFVIATHDQRMADRCDRTIALFDGHIQEEALKWVS from the coding sequence ATGATTAGTTTCCATCATATAAAGAAGAACTACCAACTTGGAATGATCGATGTTCCAGCGTTGAAAGGCGCGACGGGTAACATTCGCAAAGGTGAAATGCTCGCGCTTTGTGGTCCTTCTGGTTCTGGTAAAAGCACACTGCTCAATATTTTAGGTTTGCTTGATACCGATTACTCCGGCGAAATCGAGTTTGGCGGTGAACCGATGCCAAAAGAGCCTCAAGAAGCGGCGCGTATTCGCCGCTTTGAAATGGGGTTTATATTTCAGCGCTTTAATTTGGTGCCAGTGATGACCGCACTAGAAAACGTCATGTACCCACTAAGGCTGGTGGGGTATTCCAAACGCGAACAACATGAACTTGCGGAAGGCATATTAGAAAAAGTTGGGTTGGCAGAGTTTATTCATCATAGACCCGATCATTTGTCGGGCGGACAACAACAGCGTGTCGCTATCGCCCGCGCGTTAGTGAACAAACCCAAGCTCGTTATTGCGGACGAACCGACAGCCAGCTTAGACAGCGAAAGCGCAACGTTGGTGATTGATATCATGAAATCTTTAGGTCAAGAGTTTGGCACCACTTTTGTTATCGCGACGCACGATCAAAGAATGGCGGATCGTTGTGACAGAACGATTGCTCTCTTTGATGGGCATATCCAAGAGGAGGCGCTCAAATGGGTAAGCTAA
- a CDS encoding acyltransferase family protein: MDNRIPSLDGLRAASIGLVCLGHLVGTVNFPTIFGPLQSLGNFGVKVFFVISGFLITTLLLNELKKTSRINLSQFFIRRVFRLFPAFYFYILCIAIAEHLGWLSLMPGDLFHAVTYTMNYHHEREWWLNHTWSLAVEEQFYLLWPLLLTLLGRHHAKYLLVATIIVVPCIRGWMLFGLESSPSALTREFQAIADALAMGCALAYLKESGFKLPNYFASAWFVVVPVCMILIPSVMYKIQPNWFYIGGQTFINVCAALMILRYSQFNQGLSFKLLNSKPAIWLGALSYSLYLWQEPFLNSWTQAWYATWPINLVLAFGFALISYYLIERPGLQLRKKWQSSRSSHRGISIDKSKA; this comes from the coding sequence ATGGACAATAGAATACCGTCGCTAGACGGACTTAGAGCCGCGTCCATTGGGTTGGTATGCTTGGGCCACTTGGTCGGCACAGTTAACTTCCCTACTATTTTTGGTCCTTTGCAAAGCTTGGGAAACTTTGGGGTAAAAGTGTTCTTCGTAATTTCAGGTTTTTTAATCACTACCTTACTTTTAAATGAGCTTAAAAAAACGAGCCGAATTAACCTGTCTCAGTTCTTCATTAGACGCGTATTCCGCCTCTTCCCAGCTTTCTATTTTTATATTTTATGCATCGCTATCGCGGAGCATTTGGGCTGGCTTTCCCTCATGCCCGGTGATCTATTCCATGCCGTGACGTATACGATGAACTATCACCATGAACGCGAATGGTGGCTCAATCACACATGGTCTCTTGCGGTAGAAGAGCAATTTTATTTGCTGTGGCCATTACTCCTTACGCTACTTGGTCGTCACCATGCTAAATACCTTCTTGTTGCCACGATTATTGTTGTGCCGTGTATAAGAGGATGGATGCTTTTTGGTTTGGAAAGCTCACCTTCGGCATTAACGCGTGAATTTCAAGCTATTGCTGACGCGCTGGCTATGGGGTGCGCATTAGCCTATCTAAAAGAAAGTGGATTTAAATTACCCAACTACTTTGCATCCGCGTGGTTTGTTGTCGTGCCCGTCTGCATGATTCTGATTCCAAGTGTGATGTACAAAATCCAGCCCAACTGGTTTTATATTGGTGGACAAACGTTCATCAATGTCTGTGCTGCATTAATGATTTTGCGCTACAGCCAGTTCAATCAAGGTCTGAGTTTCAAACTATTAAATAGCAAACCCGCAATTTGGCTTGGTGCACTCAGTTACTCACTTTACTTATGGCAAGAACCTTTCCTCAACAGTTGGACGCAAGCATGGTATGCCACTTGGCCAATTAACCTTGTACTCGCATTTGGTTTTGCACTGATTTCTTACTACTTAATTGAAAGACCTGGATTGCAGTTGAGGAAAAAATGGCAATCATCCAGATCATCACATCGTGGTATTTCTATTGATAAGTCGAAAGCGTAG
- a CDS encoding GIN domain-containing protein, with protein sequence MSSVSKRFSLSKVLSSTNVFSPVKGVNALLFTIAIISLIVADSALADEERAFPVDDFHSLSVAKDVSVSVICGSAPMVIAKGHKDVLDDLDIDQSNGTLSISNDGEDPGIFSSKHLDISVITNKPIDDIQAIMGSQLQAHPCAISDKNLHVVASMGADVKIEGKVQYLNAEFSMGANFNEKESDLQIERANVDAAMGVNAFLCGAKYVSGEQAAGTLLNIGQDTQQNISTAMGAAVSKSGCS encoded by the coding sequence ATGTCTTCAGTGTCTAAAAGGTTCTCTCTAAGCAAAGTACTTTCCTCTACTAATGTGTTCTCTCCTGTAAAAGGGGTAAATGCGCTACTGTTCACCATCGCTATCATTTCACTGATTGTCGCCGACTCTGCGCTGGCAGATGAAGAACGCGCCTTTCCAGTCGACGATTTTCACTCCCTTTCTGTTGCTAAAGATGTCAGCGTATCTGTGATTTGTGGCTCCGCTCCAATGGTTATTGCCAAAGGTCATAAAGATGTACTCGATGATCTGGATATTGACCAATCTAACGGAACACTGTCTATTTCTAATGATGGTGAAGATCCCGGTATATTTTCGAGTAAACACCTTGATATCAGTGTTATCACCAACAAACCAATTGATGATATTCAGGCGATCATGGGTAGCCAACTTCAAGCTCATCCCTGCGCAATCTCAGATAAAAACCTACATGTCGTCGCCAGCATGGGTGCAGATGTAAAAATAGAGGGCAAAGTCCAATATTTAAATGCAGAATTTTCAATGGGTGCGAATTTTAATGAAAAGGAATCGGATCTCCAAATAGAGCGAGCGAATGTGGATGCCGCAATGGGTGTAAACGCATTTCTCTGTGGGGCTAAGTATGTATCCGGAGAACAAGCAGCAGGTACGCTACTGAACATAGGGCAAGATACACAACAAAATATATCAACCGCGATGGGGGCAGCGGTTTCTAAGTCAGGTTGCAGCTAA
- a CDS encoding porin, protein MNKIFKPSLIAMAVSSVAFTAFPTIAEETDAKYDVYGIIAVQAHYRDYENSPSLTGFQTNNESRIGFRGSKQFQNLGPKFIWQIEGGYVDPSYSDHTSNGGFGERDTFVGFEDFESFGQVRIGRVLTPLYEVVDWPGANPGLGDVWDWGGLIGGAKFQDRSSNTVRWDSPEWGGMTFDVAYGRTKAAATGSDEGWWQGAAAHYKVGPFQFDAAYEVNRNTAESFQDGTLDTSAHDPSTKQTFNRVWDNNTYLVGVQGWFENGISFFAQYRIQDAEVTEGIDSGREEKQNAMTSGLMYNTGDWQFKVGYTKNFELEVNGEKVEDSSDDVISAQAMYFVDPSAVLYVRARDVTMGGNTVDSGNTGMTYDRWKSDSFNEVSIGVEYYF, encoded by the coding sequence ATGAATAAGATTTTTAAACCTAGCCTTATCGCAATGGCAGTCAGCAGTGTTGCATTTACCGCTTTTCCAACCATCGCCGAAGAAACCGATGCCAAGTACGACGTATACGGCATTATTGCTGTTCAAGCTCATTATCGTGACTACGAAAATTCCCCGAGCCTAACAGGCTTTCAAACCAATAATGAGAGCCGAATTGGGTTTAGAGGTTCTAAACAATTCCAAAACCTTGGACCTAAATTTATTTGGCAAATTGAAGGGGGTTATGTCGATCCTTCTTATTCTGATCACACATCAAACGGTGGTTTTGGTGAAAGGGATACCTTTGTCGGATTCGAAGATTTTGAGTCGTTTGGTCAAGTTCGAATTGGTCGTGTATTAACACCACTTTACGAAGTAGTTGACTGGCCAGGTGCTAACCCAGGTTTGGGTGATGTTTGGGATTGGGGTGGCTTGATAGGCGGTGCAAAATTCCAAGACCGCTCATCGAATACCGTTCGTTGGGATTCACCAGAATGGGGAGGAATGACATTTGATGTGGCGTACGGCAGAACTAAAGCCGCCGCAACTGGAAGCGATGAAGGTTGGTGGCAAGGTGCAGCAGCGCATTACAAAGTCGGACCTTTCCAATTTGATGCTGCATATGAAGTAAACCGAAACACAGCGGAAAGCTTCCAAGATGGTACGTTAGACACTAGCGCACACGATCCGAGTACCAAACAAACCTTCAACCGTGTTTGGGACAACAATACTTATTTAGTCGGCGTACAAGGCTGGTTTGAAAACGGTATTTCCTTCTTTGCACAATATCGAATCCAAGATGCTGAAGTCACCGAAGGCATTGATTCTGGCCGTGAAGAGAAACAAAACGCAATGACATCGGGGCTCATGTACAACACGGGTGACTGGCAGTTTAAAGTCGGCTACACCAAAAACTTCGAACTTGAAGTCAATGGTGAAAAAGTGGAAGACAGCTCAGACGACGTTATCTCTGCTCAAGCAATGTACTTTGTAGACCCATCTGCAGTGCTTTACGTACGTGCTCGCGACGTCACAATGGGCGGTAATACTGTCGATTCTGGCAATACAGGTATGACATACGATCGCTGGAAGTCCGATTCTTTCAACGAGGTTTCCATTGGTGTTGAATACTACTTTTAA
- a CDS encoding ABC transporter permease: MGKLTTSLSAWSVFEGLRHAVLNLRRNGRRSALSVFIVAIAVFAMVSAGGFGLFTYQSLKESTARDTGHLTLSQPGFFEEDEEMPLSNGLSNTQALVGKIMSLDEVRSVQPRIYFTGLISNGNKSTIFVGNGVNEKEFDLKGPFLDVRQGRTLSSPRSSRYNPEEPQIMLAYELARNLKVEVGDWVTLLATTSDGALNALDFMVRGIYSTGIPELDKRQLYLHINSAQELLVSEKISTLSVFLFETEQTSSVQAQVQSLIDNTSSEQAYQLTPWQERAFFYKKVKDLYDRIFGIMGLVMGLVVFVSLFNTMTMSVTERTREIGTLSALGTYSSEIISGFIKEAGLLALFGSILGVIGSIGVWLLLLVVDIDMPPPPGHSEGYPLQINFSPELAAYSTLGVMIICIIAAYLSARKGANKPITEALAYV; this comes from the coding sequence ATGGGTAAGCTAACCACATCCCTTTCAGCATGGAGTGTATTCGAAGGGCTCCGCCATGCGGTTTTAAACCTTCGTCGAAATGGTCGCCGAAGTGCACTGTCCGTTTTTATTGTGGCTATCGCGGTTTTCGCTATGGTGAGCGCAGGTGGGTTCGGTCTTTTTACTTATCAGTCACTCAAAGAGTCTACCGCTAGGGACACTGGGCATTTAACACTCAGCCAGCCAGGTTTTTTTGAAGAAGATGAAGAAATGCCGCTCTCCAATGGGCTATCCAATACTCAGGCACTTGTTGGAAAGATAATGTCCTTGGATGAGGTGCGATCGGTGCAACCCCGAATTTACTTTACGGGTTTGATTTCCAATGGAAACAAGTCAACCATCTTTGTTGGTAATGGCGTTAATGAGAAAGAATTCGACCTAAAAGGGCCTTTTCTCGATGTTCGACAGGGGAGAACACTGTCTAGCCCTCGTTCGAGTCGATATAACCCTGAAGAGCCTCAAATAATGCTGGCCTATGAATTGGCTCGAAACCTCAAAGTAGAAGTTGGCGACTGGGTGACTCTTCTTGCTACCACAAGTGATGGCGCGCTTAATGCTCTGGATTTTATGGTTCGCGGTATCTATTCAACAGGTATACCAGAATTAGACAAGCGCCAGCTATATCTTCATATCAATTCTGCTCAAGAGCTTTTGGTGTCTGAAAAGATAAGCACTTTATCGGTTTTTCTTTTTGAAACAGAGCAAACCTCATCGGTGCAAGCACAGGTGCAATCCTTGATAGATAACACGTCTTCCGAGCAAGCCTACCAATTGACTCCTTGGCAAGAACGCGCTTTCTTCTACAAGAAAGTCAAAGACTTGTACGACCGCATATTTGGCATCATGGGATTGGTGATGGGTTTAGTTGTCTTCGTGTCTCTGTTCAACACCATGACAATGTCGGTGACTGAAAGAACACGTGAAATCGGCACGTTATCCGCTCTTGGGACGTATTCTAGCGAAATTATCTCTGGCTTCATAAAAGAAGCTGGGCTGCTGGCGCTCTTTGGAAGCATTTTAGGAGTGATTGGCAGTATTGGTGTTTGGTTATTGCTGCTAGTTGTCGATATCGATATGCCACCACCTCCGGGTCACAGTGAAGGTTATCCGCTGCAAATCAATTTCTCCCCAGAACTAGCTGCGTATTCGACTCTTGGCGTCATGATCATTTGCATCATTGCTGCTTATCTTTCTGCTCGTAAGGGCGCAAACAAACCTATTACAGAGGCTTTGGCGTATGTTTAA
- a CDS encoding LysR family transcriptional regulator yields the protein MHTLDQLNAFVEVYENGSYSAAAKRLKKDRTTIRELVKAYEDCLGLELFSIVGRKAVPTEYAEKLINQVRIVTIQNQSLVQYGHSLFEKGIDELKIGYESCFPVDFIEKIEALSLLHYPNLRVHWIASSREECLDFLMAGEMDFALLSSKGMAYAEKPVQFTHLGYVPFGLYVGKDSNWASKKLISMDDIHNSIQYQLEERGNDSIIKSFANHTRKINDFSLLLTFLRTNGWAYLPQHRTRYWVEKGELIKKESALLAKDYKIPFSVFSRVGNENLPIHSTVNRWFCEYASMYLD from the coding sequence ATGCATACGCTCGATCAGTTGAATGCCTTTGTTGAGGTATATGAAAATGGTTCGTACAGTGCGGCCGCAAAAAGACTTAAAAAAGACAGGACGACAATAAGAGAGCTGGTTAAAGCTTATGAAGATTGCTTAGGCTTGGAACTCTTTTCAATCGTTGGGCGAAAAGCGGTTCCTACTGAATATGCAGAAAAGTTGATCAATCAGGTCCGAATTGTAACGATTCAGAACCAATCATTAGTGCAGTACGGGCATTCTTTGTTTGAAAAGGGCATTGATGAACTGAAAATTGGCTATGAGTCCTGTTTTCCAGTGGATTTTATCGAAAAAATAGAAGCGCTATCTTTACTGCATTACCCCAATCTTCGCGTACATTGGATCGCCAGTAGTCGCGAAGAATGTTTGGACTTTCTGATGGCTGGTGAGATGGATTTTGCATTGTTATCGAGCAAAGGAATGGCTTATGCAGAAAAGCCAGTCCAGTTTACACATTTAGGTTATGTCCCATTTGGGCTATATGTGGGGAAAGACTCCAACTGGGCGTCAAAAAAGTTGATATCTATGGATGATATTCACAACAGTATTCAGTATCAGCTAGAAGAACGAGGCAACGATAGCATCATTAAATCATTTGCTAACCACACAAGAAAAATTAATGATTTCAGCTTACTGCTTACTTTTCTACGCACAAATGGTTGGGCATATTTGCCACAACATAGAACTCGATATTGGGTCGAAAAAGGGGAGTTAATCAAAAAAGAAAGCGCTTTGCTTGCCAAAGACTACAAAATACCATTCAGTGTTTTTAGTCGTGTGGGGAATGAAAATTTGCCTATACACTCCACGGTCAACCGCTGGTTTTGCGAATATGCCTCAATGTATCTCGATTAG